From a single Gimesia fumaroli genomic region:
- a CDS encoding PPC domain-containing protein: MFSTAQILPAVLAFSVVFSLSATTSAAPPSVNYLNPAGGQVGQKVDVSVDKTLGTQPVSVWTSSPGLKVEIPAKPAKGKEKQFSIQIDPNTKPGLYWLRFHNAEGASGIRPFLVGTLAEQAEAEPNEKLSEAQQVELPSATINGVLAKSGDVDTYQVSLKKGQTLIAAQTANEQLGSPMDGVLQILNHRGTVLSQIDDTLWFDPRIVFTAPADGTYFVRTFAFPADPNSTIRFAGAASYIYRLTLTTGPFVDHSLPLAWHPSTAKPVALEGWNLPVKLKTQMPSVMESNESALLSAPQLGNSLTIPMSTTPVVLETKATQEEAGQQLTLPTTVTGKIAEPEEIDVYRFTAKKGEKLSFKVDSHDLGYPLDPHVKLFDAKGKLLKEIDDPKRNYFDARLDYSIPADGEYRLEVTDRFQHGGFRYVYLLSILPTEADFSLQAANELYTLTAGDKPLEIDVTIDRQSPRFNDDIEVSIAGLPEGATCEPIVSKVKDKGGKSVKLKLEAKKDVVFQGSLVIQGTSAKDKSKQHTATAVIKGISPKRNTARPKPDLELPYLWLTIKKK; the protein is encoded by the coding sequence ATGTTTTCCACCGCTCAGATTCTGCCCGCTGTTCTCGCATTCTCAGTTGTCTTCAGCCTCTCTGCCACGACCAGTGCGGCACCGCCCAGCGTGAACTACCTCAATCCCGCCGGGGGGCAGGTCGGTCAGAAGGTAGACGTCAGCGTCGACAAAACACTGGGAACGCAGCCGGTTTCGGTCTGGACGTCGTCTCCCGGTTTGAAAGTCGAAATCCCCGCCAAACCTGCGAAAGGCAAAGAGAAGCAGTTTTCGATACAAATCGATCCCAACACCAAACCCGGCCTCTACTGGCTCCGATTTCATAACGCCGAAGGCGCATCGGGAATTCGTCCGTTCCTGGTCGGCACACTGGCCGAACAGGCCGAAGCCGAGCCCAACGAAAAACTATCCGAGGCTCAGCAGGTCGAGTTACCCAGTGCAACCATTAATGGCGTTCTGGCCAAGAGTGGTGATGTCGACACCTATCAGGTTTCCCTTAAAAAAGGCCAGACTCTGATCGCTGCGCAGACTGCCAACGAACAACTGGGTTCGCCCATGGATGGCGTGCTGCAGATTCTCAATCACCGCGGCACCGTGCTTTCACAAATCGATGACACACTCTGGTTCGACCCCCGGATTGTATTCACCGCTCCCGCCGACGGTACCTATTTCGTTCGTACGTTCGCTTTTCCCGCCGACCCCAACAGTACCATTCGCTTTGCCGGCGCTGCTTCATATATTTATCGGCTCACCCTGACAACAGGACCGTTCGTCGATCACAGTCTGCCACTAGCCTGGCATCCTTCCACTGCGAAACCGGTGGCACTGGAAGGCTGGAACCTTCCCGTGAAGCTGAAGACGCAAATGCCGTCAGTTATGGAATCGAACGAAAGTGCTCTGCTCAGTGCTCCTCAATTGGGGAACAGTTTGACGATTCCCATGAGTACCACCCCAGTCGTGCTGGAAACGAAAGCGACACAGGAAGAAGCAGGGCAACAGTTGACGCTGCCAACGACCGTCACCGGTAAGATTGCGGAGCCGGAAGAGATCGACGTCTATCGGTTCACCGCGAAAAAGGGTGAGAAACTTTCGTTCAAAGTCGATTCCCATGACCTGGGCTATCCGCTGGATCCACATGTGAAATTGTTCGATGCGAAAGGAAAACTACTGAAAGAGATCGACGACCCGAAACGGAATTATTTCGATGCCCGCCTGGATTACTCGATTCCCGCCGATGGCGAATACCGTCTGGAAGTGACCGACCGTTTCCAGCATGGCGGCTTTCGCTATGTGTATCTGCTGTCGATTCTGCCAACTGAAGCTGATTTCTCACTGCAGGCAGCCAATGAACTATATACGCTAACCGCCGGCGATAAGCCGCTGGAAATCGACGTCACGATCGACCGACAGAGCCCCCGCTTCAACGACGACATCGAAGTCAGCATCGCCGGTCTGCCGGAAGGGGCAACCTGCGAGCCCATCGTTTCCAAAGTCAAAGACAAAGGAGGCAAGTCGGTCAAGCTGAAGCTGGAAGCCAAGAAAGACGTCGTCTTCCAAGGTTCGTTAGTCATTCAGGGAACCAGCGCGAAAGACAAATCAAAGCAGCACACCGCGACCGCCGTCATCAAAGGCATCAGCCCCAAACGCAACACGGCAAGACCCAAACCCGATCTCGAACTCCCCTACCTGTGGCTGACGATTAAAAAGAAGTAA